CCCACAACAACAATGGAGCTTCCGAGAAAGGCTGTTGCTGGGGGGAAAATGTCATGGACTCGGAGCTGTCTTCGCCCGGGTTGTCGTTGTTCGTCCGAAAAGGAGATAAATAAAAGTTCGCCGCGCAGGCTGCCTGGGGTTGATGCAATTCTGCTGGGAATTGGTCGCTGTCCTCAGATAATTGGCACCCGTGCGCATATGATCCGCCGCAGATCAAGGTCGCGAAACAGGCTGCGGCCAATAGTGCGAATTTGCATTTCAACCGGGAAAGGTTTTGCCTTTTTGATGCCATCGCGAATGCCTCCATATCATGGGAAATAAGCATGTTCTATGCCAATCCATTTCTTAACTTCAACTAGGGAGCTGTCCCGGTGAAGTGGTCTGTAAGTGGTCTTGGCTTCGACCCGGGCCGGGATTGGGGATACTGGAATGATCGGCTGACAGGAAATATCCTGAAAAACAGGAATTATCCTCTTTTACAGTTCATTTCCCCATGATGAATATAAAAAGAGTCAGGTTGACTGACCGCTCCTTTGCATTCACAGGTTTAATGAAGTCGGCCTTTTTCAGGGAGAAAATCGATTTCCCGGCATTCCGGGATTGGGGAAAGCTTCTGGCACGATAAATGCTTCACAAAAGTTGGCTTCTACCCGGTCCAGCGAGCCGTCCAAGGACGACTGCAACTAGGACAGCAAGAAGCGACAAAAAGGAGGTTAGCATGCTTGAAACAATTTTAATTATCTTGGTTGTGCTTTGGGCCCTGGGATTTTTCGCGTTCCACGTCGGCGGCTTGGTCCACGTTCTTCTGGTCATCGCCCTGGTGGTTCTGATCGTGCGACTGTTGCAGGGCCGCAGAATTCTTTAGCCGCGAAACCGCATATATGATCCGGCCGAAGTGGCGGGCCGCGAGGCAGGGATGGATACTCTTTGCCATTCTTGGTCTTGTCAGCGCCTGCCTCTTCCCCGCTCAGGTTTTCAAGTACCGGAAAATGGAGCCTGAAAATGGATATCTGATCGGGACCGTTCCCTTCGAAAAATGGCTGAAAAGAAATTATTGCGGACCGGCTTGCCTGGCCATGGTCCTCAACTACTGGAATGAAACGCGGCCCTTCAAGCAGCAGGAAATCACCGCTGAGATCTTTGATTCCGCCAACCAGGCGACCTACAACTCCGAGATGGTCCTGTACCCGCGCCGCAAAGGATTTGCAAGTTACTCGCTGCAGGGAAACCTGGGGGTATTGAAAGATGTAGTCGGCAAAGGCATCCCGGTGATCGTCCTGACCAAAACCATCAAGCAGATCGCCAAAGGCCACTACCGGGTGGTGATCGGGTTTGACGATGATCAAAAGCAGATCATTTTCCACGACCCCTTTTTGGGAGGCCGCCGGGCCATGACGTTTAAAACGTTCATGAAGGTCTGGGAGCTGGGGAAGGGGCGGAACCAGTCCCGCTGGATGATGGCCGTGTTTCCCGATGAAAGTCAGTTTCCCTTTCCCAATCTGCTGGATGATCCGCTGACCGCTATCAATCTGGCCACCGCCTATTACCGGAGGTCGGATTTCATGAGTTCGCGGCAGCAATGGGAAAAAGCTAGGGAATCCCTCAGCGAAGATCCCTGTCCCCTTTACAGCCTGGCCATGGTCAGCCTCAGGGAAGGCAAGGCCGAGGAGGCTGAGTCGTATGCCCTGCAAGCCCTCAGCCTGGACGCGAAAAGCGCTTACGCCCACGACGTCCTGGGGCTGGCCTATGCCAATCAGGGAAGGATCAGCGAAGCTTTGGAGTCCCTCGATCAGGCTCAGCGGCTTGCCCCTGAGGAGAAGTTTATCCGCATGCATTACCTGCAGGTCAGGGCTCTCCGCAGCGCAAGGGCCCGGCTTGAAGATATAAAAAAAAAGGAGAACCAAAATGAAAAAGCAAGTTAAACTCTGGAGTGTCCTGCTGATGATCGTGCTGGCCTCTTCCTACGCCATGGCCGTCGAAAAAGCGGCGGTCCAGCAGGCAGGGACGGCCGATCAGCTCGTGATCGGCGCTCAGGACGTGATCACGGCTCAGGACGCCGGGGGGGGATATATGTCCACCAGAGATATCATCCTGGTCGTGATCGTTGTTTTTGCGGTTATCGGTTTGATCGCCGTCCTTTAGCAGCGGCGATCCGGATAGCTTTTTTGGAGAAAGCTTCTGATGGAAAATCTTTCTTTATTCAGATCTGAAGAGGGGGAAAGGGCGTCCTCTCTCCGGGGGGGAGGACGCCTGTTCTTATGCCGCCGAAGATATGAAAAATTTAAAGAGATTTTCTTGGATCCAATTTTTTTAAGGAGGCAATTTTAATGAAACTTATAGGGATTATTTTGATCATCCTTGGCGTTCTCGCCCTGGCCTATCAGGGCATCCGCTATACCACTCAGGAGAAGCTGGTTGATATCGGTTCCCTCCACGTCACGACCACGGAGAAGAAAACTTTGCCGCTGCCGCCGATCCTGGGCGGGGTGGCGATCATCGCGGGCATCGCGCTGATTTTCGCCGAGCGCAGGAAGAAATAGGGGATAGCGGCGACCGGACCGGTTAAAACCAAGCGGCTCGACGAAAATGTGAAACTGCCAAAATTTAAAAAGCCGACAAAAAAAACAGTGGGGCTGGCCATCTTCGGCTTGGCCTTGCTGGTTGCGTCTATCCTCTATTTTTCGCTGCCGGGAATTACCGAAAATATCCTCAGCACGCAGGCGGAAAAATTCGGGCTGAAAAACCTGCAGTTTAGGGCCATCCATGTCGGCTGGCGGCGCCTTGACCTCGGCGACATCACCGTGGGCGATCCGGGTAATCCTTCCTTGCGCATTCCTTATTTATCCCTGGAATATTCGCTGGCCGGGCTTTGGCAGAAGAAGATCAGGAATGTCCGCCTGGTCGGCGCCTGGATTAAGATCGAAGACCTGGGCCAGGGTTTCAAATTCCAGGGCATGACCGCTCAACCGCCCCAAGCCGGCCGAATGATCACGGTCGAACGGCTCAGCCTGGAAGACGGGAGGGTATGTTTCGCCTGGGCCGGCCGTTCTTTGGAAGTTCCCGTCAATGTCACCCTGCGCGCCTCCGGACCTGATTATGTTCTTGCCGCCACCTTGCGCCCGCTGGCGGAGACGGTTCGCCTGCAAGGCACGGTCGATAAAACAATCACGGCCGGGAAAATTGCTTTTGTGGTCCCGGGCTTCCCCCTGCAGGCGCTGATCGACCAGACCGGCTTCGGGTCTGCCGCCTGGGCGAAAGGCAGGATCGTTGCCAAAGGTGAGATCATCCTGGGGGATGGAAATTTCAAAACAGCGGCTGTTTCAGTTTCCGCATTGGGTGAGTTGCGGTTGGCCACCCCGGAGCAAGCTTCGGTTTTCCTGGATTTCTTTTCCCTGGCGTTCATCATCAACAGCGGCTTCAGGGCGCAGGATATCGTTGCCAGCATCCAGGGGCGCCAATTGCAGTTTGAAAAATTTGGGGTCGAAGCCCCATTCCATTTGGACATCCAAAGCCGCCAATGGCCCGATTTGGAATTTTCCATTCGCGATCTGGAGATCGTCCGGCCCCTGCCGGTTGCGGTTGAACGCATCACCGGCAAAATCAGCGGGCCCTGGGCGGCAGCTCAAATCAACGGCAGTTTCCGGTTGCATGACGGAAAAGGGATGCTGGCGGCGCTGGGACTGCCGGCGGAAATCGCCCAGCCCTATGCCGTTGACGGCGATTTTCAGGGCAGCTTGAAGACAGGAAAGATCGCCTGGACCATGCAGGCCAGGGGCCAGGGCCGCCTTGCCGTTGCCATGGGCCAGGATTCGCTGCGGGGCCGGTTGAACCTGAATGCCGCATTAAGCGGCGACGCACAACGCCTGCATGCGAGCGCTGCCTGCCGGATGCTGGCGGCCGTTCTGCAGCTTGCCGGCTACCGCGCCCAGGCCGAGTCGCTCGGCGGCGATGCGGAAGTGGATTACGACTATGGGGGAAGATTTCATGGCCGGGGCCTGGTAACCGTCAGTGGCGGCCGTGTCTCGTCCGGAACGGATGATGGCCTGGCGGCAGCGGGCATCAGCCTAAAAATGCCATGGCAATGGCCCGGCGGCGGCGCGGGCGGATTCTCCGTCGCCCGGGTGCAAAGCAACGGCATGCGCTGGCAGGACATCAGCGGCATCCTGACTCAGAAGGACTCGACTCTGAAGTTTTCAGGGTTGATGCACAGCGCCCTTGCACGTATCGTGCTGACGTTTCAGGGGCAATGGTCAGCGAATCGCTCCGCCGGCAGCCTGCAGGCCGATTTCCAGGTCCCACCGGTCGTGCTGCCGGCCGGAACCGCGCTGCAACCACTGCATCCCATGCTGCAGCAAACGAGCGGCAGCGGCCGTTTCCAGGCCGAAGGCCGAATATGGGCGGGGAATGATTCCCCCGGCGGCATGGTCATCGTAAAAATTGCGAATGCCGATTTTGACCAGCCAAAGGAAGGGATCGCCCTGCGCGGAGTCAATGGCTCGATCACGCTCGACCGCTTGTTCGACTTTGTCACCGCCCCGGCCCAGCGTATCGCTTTCCGG
This is a stretch of genomic DNA from Candidatus Aminicenantes bacterium. It encodes these proteins:
- a CDS encoding lmo0937 family membrane protein — encoded protein: MLETILIILVVLWALGFFAFHVGGLVHVLLVIALVVLIVRLLQGRRIL
- a CDS encoding C39 family peptidase, with product MIRPKWRAARQGWILFAILGLVSACLFPAQVFKYRKMEPENGYLIGTVPFEKWLKRNYCGPACLAMVLNYWNETRPFKQQEITAEIFDSANQATYNSEMVLYPRRKGFASYSLQGNLGVLKDVVGKGIPVIVLTKTIKQIAKGHYRVVIGFDDDQKQIIFHDPFLGGRRAMTFKTFMKVWELGKGRNQSRWMMAVFPDESQFPFPNLLDDPLTAINLATAYYRRSDFMSSRQQWEKARESLSEDPCPLYSLAMVSLREGKAEEAESYALQALSLDAKSAYAHDVLGLAYANQGRISEALESLDQAQRLAPEEKFIRMHYLQVRALRSARARLEDIKKKENQNEKAS
- a CDS encoding DUF3185 domain-containing protein; this translates as MKLIGIILIILGVLALAYQGIRYTTQEKLVDIGSLHVTTTEKKTLPLPPILGGVAIIAGIALIFAERRKK